The following proteins come from a genomic window of Tenebrio molitor chromosome 9, icTenMoli1.1, whole genome shotgun sequence:
- the LOC138138009 gene encoding uncharacterized protein, whose amino-acid sequence MHVQRLLEEHNYNTVGNFVDLYQNFKKSGYCTFFKFFQSYAPPITPDHHTCVGLALELWSRLHQLELHFPELSKHLFLVSCEENIEALSEYTALSERLDTAAYDLEKEHVLLCLRFQINERQGLLLCDPGYHVSRVVTVMQDRAYPNTGWFIQSEENNICKEYNYQFSPMNDKFVEWNERTTRNGIQEAFTGLIYVAHPYATAVDVTERRNLVYNFRSLLSRDQKGHLIAGIYFKVKENCDEFTIFYQDMGKQRIKMKFSSFTQPFEIKEKALNIITICNEQLNLPEGSLLNILRQVGELMNDKSYLRQLLEVNDSVNIMSANN is encoded by the exons ATGCACGTGCAGAGGCTGCTGGAGGAGCACAACTACAACACTGTCGGAAACTTCGTGGACCTCTACCAGAACTTCAAGAAGAGTGGATATTGCACTTTCTTCAAGTTCTTCCAAAG CTACGCCCCTCCGATCACTCCGGATCATCACACATGCGTCGGCTTGGCTCTGGAGCTCTGGAGCAGACTCCACCAGCTGGAGTTGCACTTCCCGGAGCTGAGCAAGCACCTGTTTCTCGTCTCCTGCGAAGAGAACATCGAGGCCTTGAGCGAGTACACCGCGTTGAGTGAAAGACTAGACACTGCCGCCTACGATTTGGAAAAAGAACACGTCCTCTTATGCCTAAGATTCCAAATAAACGAACGCCAAGGACTGTTGCTTTGCGACCCCGGCTACCACGTCAGCCGAGTTGTCACAGTGATGCAAGACAGAGCGTACCCCAACACAG GTTGGTTCATACAATCGGAAGAGAACAACATTTGCAAAGAGTACAACTACCAGTTCTCGCCGATGAACGACAAGTTCGTCGAGTGGAACGAGAGGACCACGCGGAACGGCATCCAGGAGGCCTTCACGGGCCTCATCTACGTCGCACACCCCTACGCGACGGCAGTCGACGTGACGGAGCGCCGAAACTTGGTCTACAATTTCAGGAGTCTTCTGTCGAGGGACCAGAAGGGACACTTGATCGCAGGGATCTACTTCAAGGTGAAGGAGAACTGCGACGAGTTCACAATCTTCTACCAAGACATGGGGAAGCAAAGGATCAAGATGAAGTTCTCCAGTTTCACTCAACCCTTCGAG ATTAAAGAAAAGGCTCTGAACATCATCACCATTTGCAACGAACAGCTCAACCTTCCCGAAGGTTCACTCCTTAACATCTTGAGACAAGTCGGAGAGCTGATGAACGACAAATCGTATTTGCGACAGCTTTTGGAAGTTAACGATAGTGTCAACATCATGTCGGCTAACAACTAG
- the LOC138138287 gene encoding juvenile hormone esterase-like, whose product MMWWYPLLLLVVLKCVSSAQNVHVKTPSGEIEGSTLTSRLGKTIYSFRGIRYAKAPINELRFKPPVPVENWNGTYNATADGPNCPQPATDPVSEDCLFLNVYTTKLPDGTNNPKRPVIVHIHPGGFYAFSGRSNWVGPQYLMDKEVVLVTLNYRLGALGFLSLGKESPGNYGLKDQVVALRWIQKNIEAFGGDPGSVTLHGYSAGAWSISLHMVALMSRGLFHKAILGSGAALGQWDLPYAQLDLAKKQAQIVGCPDTTPKEIIDCLRTVPAEKLGNSLFQFREFGSNPVLIWSPVVEDDYGQEPFLDEPALRLFRYGNFQKIPIMTGITKDEFAGLAVELVQNATLLKQLDDDFEKYAPICFFYERGTERSKDISRSIRDFYLGDEPLSNASLNGLSKIYKDIVGFPVDRAVELISRKSSKPIYYYEFTYQGRYSFYYLPGTNNTVPNGVAHHDDLLYLYYISIAFPFFGPNSPESKMIEKMTSMWAQFAKTGNPTIAGEVEWEPYSNDTKKYMEIGEKLTLKNNLSEERYALWRKLFPIFPKTVYYTF is encoded by the exons ATGATGTGGTGGTATCCACTTCTGCTGTTGGTTGTCTTAAAATGTGTTTCAAGTGCGCAAAATGTTCACGTCAAGACACCCTCTGGTGAGATTGAAGGTTCAACTTTAACCTCACGATTGGGCAAGACCATTTATTCATTTCGGGGAATTCGCTATGCCAAAGCACCAATCAACGAACTCCGATTTAAG cCTCCTGTCCCGGTGGAAAACTGGAATGGTACCTACAACGCCACCGCCGATGGTCCTAATTGTCCACAACCCGCAACAGATCCAGTTTCGGAAGATTGCCTCTTCTTAAACGTCTACACCACAAaa CTTCCTGATGGTACCAACAATCCCAAACGTCCGGTCATCGTTCATATCCATCCAGGAGGATTTTACGCTTTCTCTGGACGAAGCAACTGGGTAGGACCTCAGTATCTCATGGATAAAGAAGTAGTCCTGGTCACTCTAAATTATCGTTTGGGCGCTCTAGGTTTTCTCAGTCTAGGCAAAGAGTCTCCTGGTAACTACGGTCTTAAAGATCAAGTGGTAGCGCTGAGGTGGATCCAAAAGAACATCGAAGCATTCGGAGGTGATCCTGGTTCCGTCACTCTGCACGGCTACAGTGCAGGTGCTTGGAGTATTAGTCTTCACATGGTGGCACTTATGTCGCGTGGTCTCTTCCACAAAGCTATTCTTGGCAGTGGAGCAGCTTTGGGACAGTGGGATTTACCCTATGCTCAATTGGACCTGGCCAAGAAACAAGCACAGATAGTAGGATGTCCTGATACCACTCCCAAAGAAATTATTGATTGTTTGAGGACCGTACCGGCAGAAAAACTAGGAAATTCGTTATTCCAGTTTAGG GAATTCGGTTCCAACCCTGTGTTAATATGGTCACCAGTTGTCGAAGACGATTATGGACAAGAACCGTTCCTTGATGAACCTGCACTTAGATTGTTTAGAtatggaaattttcaaaagattCCAATAATGACGGGAATAACCAAAGATGAGTTCGCCGGTTTAGCTGTTG AACTGGTCCAAAATGCAACACTACTGAAACAGTTAGATGACGATTTCGAAAAATACGCTCCCATCTGTTTTTTCTACGAAAGGGGAACAGAAAGATCCAAAGACATTAGCAGAAGCATACGCGATTTTTATTTGGGAGACGAACCATTAAGCAATGCCTCTTTGAATGGATTGTCCAAG ATCTATAAGGACATTGTTGGATTTCCAGTGGACAGAGCTGTGGAGCTTATTTCTAGAAAAAGTAGTAAACCGATTTATTACTACGAATTTACTTATCAAGGCCGGTACAGTTTTTACTACCTTCCTGGAACCAACAATACAGTTCCCAACG GAGTGGCCCACCATGACGATTTGTTGTATTTGTATTACATCTCTATCGCTTTTCCATTTTTTGGTCCAAATTCACCGGAGAGTAAAATGATAGAGAAGATGACTTCGATGTGGGCCCAGTTTGCCAAAACTGG AAATCCTACGATTGCTGGTGAAGTCGAGTGGGAACCATACAGTAACGACACTAAGAAATATATGGAAATCGGTGAAAAACTgactttgaaaaataatttgtccGAAGAGAGATATGCACTCTGGAGAAAacttttcccaatttttcctaaaactgtctattatacattttaa